A genomic stretch from Aedes albopictus strain Foshan chromosome 2, AalbF5, whole genome shotgun sequence includes:
- the LOC134286902 gene encoding uncharacterized protein LOC134286902, translated as MQSEPPVDAQCIACNRPNTAEPKMVQCDGCSRWYHFTCAGVGDSIEGEDRSYQCALCRPPSRSASSVRTTSTTASTREARLRLEMQRLEEEKKLREKANADRLRLEEEFLDRRFKLLQAQLEDEGRSSRASGVSARVSGNKSTAASANVQRWIDNHQVSVAANTGNVVPTGATSQIGGIIAPAEPGVAVTTQCSSRTVPVTTVSSREVESNREVAQAAVGSEPFDNIISPNTVAPAIPGGFSRPFDNVISPITTVHPAGFNSVPSSVAPQSFQSTPLVRNISASMPSSKTTLPLHVNPSVPSAISQPVVVSASVGHLEPLPIPASNPYMGNGPNTVRYIAEDPSAGQYNPIAIPSSTMWGVSSQPQYLGPPLVSVSSYQTPISAVPNPDMYGGMQSSVGPNAQQLAARHVVPKDLPFFGGNPTEWPVFWSSYETSTQLCAYNDSENLMRLQRCLKGEARKAVCSLLLHPSNVPDIIKTLKVLYGRPEAIISNLLAEVRAAPTPRPEKLGSIITFGLAVRNLCAHLIATNQQVHLANPILMEELVEKLPANIKLDWALHKQRVVDVDLKTFSDYMDVIVTAASSVTPVIDKNEKTKGKAVVNSHLSEVHAVKVRDQKLPMKIEAPNQPGSQRPCMVCKTAGHKPKDCSAFKSKALEDKWKVAQEEHLCRRCLYPHGKWPCKAPVCGVGGCEQKHHRLLHPGDPRADNTTTSAPVSGVISVHQHHHRVLFRIIPVVLHANGRSVGTFAFLDSGSDATLVDRSLAEQLGVQGPTSPLCMQWTNGVKRVEEDSQQIQMNISGSVSGKQFSLRKVQTVGGLELPQQSVDFEELRARYPYLNGLPVKSFRDAKPGILIGLDHTRLKTTLKLREGREHEPVAAKTRLGWVIYGRSGDAANTSSQHVLHIGTRKRDDDLHELVKSFFSMESVGVSIDQVRESAEDQRARDILQSTTRRTENGRFETGLLWKFDDVEFPNSKPMAERRLKCLENRLLKSPHLYTNVRQQIADYVSKGYAHKATGQEIAEMNPKRTWFLPLGIVVNPKKPDKVRVVWDAAASVQGVSLNSVLLKGPDLMTSLQTVLSRYRQREIAISGDIMEMFHQVLISRQDRSAQWFLWRDYPSESIQVYVMDVAIFGATCSPSSTQYVKNLNAGEYSAEFPRASEAIQDNHYVDDYLDSVDTIQEAVQLALEVKAVHEKAGFLIRHWMSNSPEVLQRIGEQNTKAVKSFTMDKGSNVERVLGMVWRPQEDIFVFSLTLREDLRHLIDGLIVPTKRQLLSLVMSVFDPLGLVAPFVVHGKTIVQDVWRSGIGWDEQLPADIVPKWEQYNSLLEKLDSVRIPRCYFPGYSLGAYESMQLHVFVDASSAAYAAVAYFRIVDNGVVRCSLVSAKTKVVPMKLLSIPRLELQAAVIGTRLMKSISSSHTLQITRKVMWSDSSTVLNWIRSDPRKYRQYVAFRVTEILDETEVTDWRKVPSRMNVADEATKWGNGPCFDQGSRWYKAPEFLYKPECDWPDEVIEQTTAEELKIVEMHQVVPAEQVIDFTRFSRWEKLTGTLAVVLRFGRRKTETATDNPSSESRRYAESVMVRLIQLSRYAEEYRVLQRNQQVQAGERQLVDRSSCLFKLSPFLDPDGVIRMGSRIGYAEYVPYEAKFPAILPKDHYVTHLVINWFHRKYGHANNETIVNEVRQRFHVSELRSAVKKVARSCNWCKVYKSKPQVPPMAPLPNARITPYVRAFSFTGLDYFGPITVRFGRGSAKRNRLFAVDGIM; from the exons ATGCAATCAGAGCCGCCAGTTGACGCTCAGTGCATTGCCTGTAACCGGCCAAACACCGCAGAGCCGAAGATGGTACAGTGTGACGGCTGCAGCCGATGGTACCATTTCACCTGCGCTGGTGTTGGTGATAGTATAGAAGGGGAAGATCGGAGTTACCAATGTGCACTATGCCGGCCCCCTTCCCGGTCAGCCTCATCGGTAAGAACGACGTCGACGACGGCTAGCACACGAGAGGCTCGGCTTCGGCTAGAAATGCAACGCTTGGAGGAGGAAAAGAAATTACGAGAGAAGGCAAATGCAGATCGGTTACGTTTGGAAGAGGAGTTCCTCGATCGAAGGTTCAAGCTGCTTCAAGCGCAGCTGGAAGACGAAGGCCGGAGTTCAAGAGCAAGTGGGGTGAGCGCTAGGGTGAGCGGTAACAAGTCCACCGCAGCTTCCGCCAATGTTCAGCGTTGGATCGACAACCATCAAGTGAGTGTGGCTGCCAATACTGGGAACGTAGTTCCCACTGGAGCCACGTCGCAGATCGGTGGTATTATCGCGCCAGCAGAACCAGGGGTAGCAGTCACTACGCAATGCAGCTCAAGAACAGTTCCAGTGACAACGGTCTCCAGCCGGGAAGTAGAATCGAATCGTGAAGTGGCGCAAGCAGCTGTGGGTTCGGAACCATTCGATAACATCATATCACCGAACACCGTGGCACCTGCCATCCCGGGGGGATTCTCGAGGCCATTCGATAACGTCATCTCGCCGATAACAACTGTTCATCCAGCAGGATTCAACAGCGTACCGAGTTCGGTAGCACCACAATCGTTTCAATCGACGCCCCTGGTGAGGAATATTTCTGCGAGTATGCCAAGTTCGAAGACGACATTGCCGTTGCACGTGAATCCATCGGTTCCATCTGCCATCAGCCAGCCAGTGGTGGTCTCGGCATCCGTAGGTCATTTGGAGCCACTTCCGATTCCGGCGTCGAATCCATATATGGGTAATGGACCAAACACGGTGAGGTACATCGCGGAGGATCCTAGCGCTGGTCAGTACAATCCAATTGCAATACCTAGTTCAACTATG TGGGGGGTTTCTTCTCAACCACAATATTTGGGTCCCCCATTAGTGAGTGTATCAAGTTACCAAACCCCTATATCGGCTGTGCCAAATCCGGATATGTATGGTGGAATGCAGTCATCGGTCGGTCCAAACGCTCAGCAGTTGGCAGCCCGCCATGTTGTCCCCAAGGATCTTCCTTTCTTCGGTGGGAATCCGACAGAATGGCCGGTTTTCTGGAGCAGCTATGAGACGTCAACGCAGCTTTGTGCCTACAACGACTCGGAGAACTTGATGAGACTCCAGCGCTGCTTGAAAGGAGAAGCGAGGAAAGCAGTATGTAGTTTGCTTCTACACCCATCAAATGTGCCGGACATCATCAAGACGTTGAAGGTTCTCTATGGTCGACCGGAAGCGATAATCAGCAACCTGCTGGCGGAAGTCCGTGCAGCGCCAACACCGCGACCGGAGAAATTAGGAAGTATCATCACCTTCGGATTAGCAGTTCGGAATCTTTGCGCTCACCTAATCGCTACTAATCAGCAGGTGCATCTAGCAAATCCGATCCTGATGGAAGAGCTGGTGGAAAAACTGCCGGCCAACATTAAGCTCGACTGGGCGTTACACAAGCAGCGAGTGGTAGATGTGGATCTGAAAACCTTTTCAGATTACATGGACGTTATCGTTACGGCAGCTAGTAGCGTCACACCAGTAATCGACAAAAACGAGAAGACGAAGGGGAAAGCCGTGGTGAACTCACATCTCTCTGAGGTACACGCGGTTAAAGTTCGAGATCAGAAGCTGCCCATGAAGATTGAAGCTCCAAACCAACCGGGAAGTCAACGTCCTTGCATGGTGTGCAAAACAGCCGGACATAAGCCGAAGGATTGTAGTGCGTTCAAGTCGAAGGCTTTGGAGGATAAGTGGAAGGTAGCACAGGAAGAGCACCTGTGTAGGCGGTGTCTGTATCCGCATGGAAAATGGCCGTGCAAGGCGCCCGTCTGCGGAGTCGGAGGATGTGAACAAAAGCACCATAGGTTGTTACACCCGGGAGATCCAAGAGCCGACAATACTACTACTTCAGCTCCGGTTTCTGGGGTGATTTCCGTGCACCAACATCATCACCGTGTACTCTTCCGTATAATCCCTGTTGTGCTTCATGCAAACGGTCGCTCGGTCGGAACCTTCGCATTCTTGGATAGTGGATCTGATGCGACGTTGGTGGACAGATCGCTGGCCGAGCAGCTGGGCGTGCAAGGTCCGACATCACCATTATGCATGCAGTGGACCAACGGTGTCAAGCGTGTAGAAGAAGACTCCCAGCAAATCCAAATGAATATTTCGGGTTCGGTATCCGGAAAGCAGTTTTCGTTGCGGAAAGTCCAAACCGTTGGAGGACTGGAACTTCCACAACAATCCGTCGACTTTGAAGAACTGAGGGCCAGGTATCCATATTTGAACGGACTACCCGTTAAAAGCTTCAGGGATGCAAAACCAGGAATCCTAATCGGTCTGGATCATACAAGGCTGAAGACCACTCTAAAGCTGCGTGAAGGTCGAGAGCACGAGCCAGTAGCGGCGAAAACCAGACTCGGCTGGGTGATATACGGGCGTTCCGGAGATGCGGCAAATACTTCATCGCAGCACGTGCTTCACATTGGTACTCGAAAAAGAGATGACGATCTGCACGAGCTAGTAAAGAGCTTTTTCTCCATGGAAAGTGTGGGAGTTTCCATTGACCAAGTTAGGGAATCAGCCGAAGATCAACGAGCGAGAGATATCCTCCAGTCAACCACAAGAAGGACTGAAAATGGGAGATTCGAGACTGGTCTTCTGTGGAAGTTCGACGACGTAGAGTTTCCGAACAGCAAACCTATGGCTGAGCGGAGGCTGAAGTGCCTAGAAAATCGCTTGCTCAAATCACCTCATCTGTATACCAATGTTCGCCAGCAAATAGCCGATTATGTATCCAAAGGATACGCGCACAAGGCGACTGGACAAGAAATAGCCGAGATGAATCCGAAGCGTACCTGGTTTCTTCCGTTGGGTATTGTCGTGAATCCGAAGAAGCCGGACAAGGTGAGAGTTGTGTGGGACGCAGCTGCATCCGTCCAGGGAGTGTCTTTGAACTCTGTCCTTCTAAAAGGGCCAGATCTGATGACGTCGCTGCAGACAGTTTTAAGCCGCTATCGCCAGAGGGAAATCGCTATAAGTGGCGATATAATGGAAATGTTCCACCAGGTGCTCATTTCCCGACAAGACCGTTCAGCCCAGTGGTTCCTGTGGAGGGATTACCCGTCCGAGTCGATTCAGGTGTACGTGATGGATGTCGCCATATTCGGGGCAACTTGTTCCCCGAGTTCGACACAATACGTGAAGAATTTGAATGCAGGGGAATATTCCGCCGAGTTCCCGAGAGCGTCCGAAGCCATTCAAGATAATCATTATGTCGACGACTACCTGGACAGCGTCGACACGATCCAGGAGGCGGTTCAGTTGGCGCTGGAGGTTAAAGCGGTGCACGAAAAGGCGGGATTCCTGATTCGGCATTGGATGTCAAACTCGCCGGAGGTGCTACAGAGAATTGGAGAGCAAAACACGAAGGCGGTAAAGAGTTTCACCATGGATAAAGGCAGCAATGTAGAACGCGTTTTGGGAATGGTTTGGCGGCCGCAGGAGGACATCTTCGTATTCTCCTTGACGCTGCGCGAGGACTTACGACACCTAATCGATGGACTCATAGTCCCTACAAAACGCCAACTGTTGAGCCTTGTTATGAGTGTGTTCGATCCGTTGGGATTGGTCGCACCGTTCGTGGTACACGGAAAAACGATTGTCCAGGATGTGTGGAGGTCAGGTATAGGCTGGGATGAGCAACTGCCGGCCGACATAGTTCCCAAATGGGAACAGTACAATTCCCTACTCGAGAAGCTGGATAGCGTGCGAATACCTAGATGTTACTTTCCGGGATACAGTCTGGGAGCATACGAATCGATGCAACTACATGTATTTGTAGACGCAAGCAGTGCGGCTTATGCTGCCGTAGCCTATTTCCGGATCGTAGATAATGGAGTAGTACGTTGCAGTCTCGTCTCTGCCAAAACCAAGGTGGTACCGATGAAGCTGCTGTCAATCCCCAGGTTAGAACTCCAAGCGGCAGTGATAGGAACACGGCTCATGAAGTCCATCTCGTCAAGTCACACGTTGCAGATAACGCGCAAGGTCATGTGGAGCGATTCATCAACGGTGCTTAATTGGATCCGATCCGACCCTCGAAAATATCGTCAGTACGTAGCGTTCCGCGTAACTGAGATCTTGGATGAAACAGAGGTTACAGACTGGAGAAAAGTGCCGTCAAGGATGAATGTGGCCGACGAAGCAACTAAATGGGGGAACGGTCCCTGTTTTGATCAAGGAAGTAGATGGTATAAAGCTCCCGAGTTCCTGTACAAGCCCGAATGCGACTGGCCGGATGAAGTGATTGAACAAACTAcagcggaggagttgaagataGTTGAGATGCACCAGGTGGTTCCAGCGGAGCAGGTAATCGACTTCACACGTTTTTCGAGATGGGAGAAGCTTACTGGTACGTTAGCGGTCGTCCTGCGGTTCGGCAGAAGGAAAACAGAAACTGCGACGGACAATCCAAGTAGTGAATCAAGGAGGTATGCTGAGTCGGTCATGGTTAGGCTGATCCAGTTGAGCAGATATGCTGAGGAGTATCGGGTTCTTCAAAGGAATCAGCAAGTTCAAGCAGGAGAACGTCAGCTAGTGGACAGAAGCAGTTGCCTATTCAAGCTATCACCATTTTTAGATCCTGATGGAGTAATCCGCATGGGATCTCGTATTGGTTATGCTGAATATGTTCCGTACGAAGCCAAATTTCCTGCAATCTTACCCAAGGACCACTACGTAACACACCTGGTGATCAACTGGTTCCACAGGAAATATGGACACGCCAACAACGAAACCATTGTAAACGAGGTACGACAGAGATTCCACGTCTCTGAACTacggtcagctgtcaaaaaggtCGCAAGGAGCTGCAACTGGTGCAAGGTGTACAAGTCCAAGCCTCAGGTGCCACCCATGGCTCCTCTGCCGAATGCTCGAATAACACCATATGTAAGAGCCTTTTCGTTCACTGGTCTGGACTATTTTGGACCCATTACCGTGCGGTTTGGACGTGGCAGCGCTAAAAG AAATCGCTTATTCGCTGTCGACGGAATCATGTAA